A segment of the uncultured Desulfobulbus sp. genome:
CTCATTGACGATGGCACGACTGCTCTGGACAAAGCCGTAAAGAGTGAATGCCGATGAGGAGAGCAGGGTGATCGCAAAAAAAAGGATAAAGATTTTACGATGAACATTTTGTCGGCGATACCAGGTCATTAGACTCATAATTGCGCTCCTTGAGGTGGACGGCTGAACATGAGAAACAGCCCTGTTCCGGCGGCAAGGAGCAGGGCAATGGCGCTGACACCGGCACCGAGGCTCATGCTCATCGCCAGGCCAAAGGCCATCGGCCCCAGGGCCTCGCCACTGGATTCAAACACACTGTAGACCCCCATGGCCTTATCCTCGCCCAACCGTTGCACGCTCGGCAGGGCCGTGAAATAGGCAATTCCCTGGTTGAAAAGGAAGCTGTCGGTCAAGCCGAAGAGAATAACCGTGATATGGGCCGTAACCAGAGTTTGGAAGGAGGCGAACAGCAACAGGCCGCAGGCCATGATCATGCCACCGGCGACGATAGCCCCACGCACCCCGAAAAGGAAGGTCGTCAGTCTGGTGAGTGCGGGGCCCAGGTAGACACTGCCCATGCCGAAGAGCATGAAGGCCAGACTTATTTCGTTTGCACTCAGTCCCTTGCTTTCGGCAAACAGGGGAAAGAGAAAGCCGAGAAAGAACCCGCAGGCGGTGATGGGGAGAAAGGCAAAGAAAAAGAAGGCGAACACGGTTTTTTCGCGAAGAAAGGTGGGCAGAGAAATCGCCTTTTGGGGCGGAGGCTGGGGGCGGTGGCGGTTGCGAAGCAGCAACAGGGTCAACAAAGCGGTGAGTGCGAGCAGGGCGGCCTGCGTCCAGAACACTGTTTCCATGCCGAACTGATCCGCAAGCATACCCCCGGAAACCGAACCCACATTGATGCCGGCGGTAACCCCGACGGTGAGGGCGACAATGCCTGAATTTTGCCGCTCCTCATCTTGTTCAACGAGGAAATAGGTACGAAAGGCGACCATCAGCAGGCCCATGCCCAGACCGACCGTGGCCCGGCCAAGCATGAGGCCGTTGAAGCTCGAGGTCGCCGCGGTCACCGCCATACCCCCGGCTACGACCATGCTGCCGAGGATGATGTCGTGCTTCAAGCCCAAACGAAGGCGCAGATGACCGTAGAGCATGGCCGAAAGCGCACCGACCAATGTTTCGACCACCATGGGCAGGCTGACGACCAGGTTCAGGGGAAGGGGGCCCATGGGGTGCGCCAGCAACTTGGAGTAGAGCGGCAGAAAAGAAGCGGAGAGAAACACGCCGGTCAGGCCGAGAAAGGAGAGCAACCGCAGGGCACCTTCATCGTAAATCCAGGGCGCCTGAGAGGCGGCGGTCCGGGATCGTTCAAACAGGGTTGAACTGAAACAGCCAATCTCGGAAAAGATAAAGACCAGCACGAACAGGACCATGGAAAGATTGACCAGCGTCGATTTCAGCATGCCCCAGTTGGCTTCCTGGTGGGCGGATTGATCTATGCCGACCTCGAGAAAACCGATCAGCTCACCCGCTCCGTCATGCAGGGGCATGACGCCGATGAGCCAGACGCCGTACATGTCCACCATCTGGTCGATGGTGGTCCGATCCGAGGCGGCGATCTTGGCGTAGATGGATTTGTCGTACTGGTAGTCGTAGGGGTAGAAAATACCCCTGAGCCCGTCATGGTAGGCCAGCGCCACCAGTTTGTTGCCATGGATCTTGTAAATGCCGGCATAGGTGCTGGCCGCGATGTTGCCTTCGCGGGTGATGGTCTGGCGCAACTGGTGGAGAAGGGCCTGGTAATCCCTATTCATGTAATCCTGGACATGGCGAATCCGGTCAACGGTCGCGGGATCAATGACCAGGCGGCCAACCTCGAGATAGCCTTGGAGGTTGTGTTCGGCTTCCTCATCGAAGCGTTGGTTCAGGTCCTGAAAGAACATGTAGGCGGTGATGCCGACCGCAGTTCCAACCATGAGCGCGACCATGGCCGTTCTCCGCGCGTTCTCCAGCCCCTTGGGCGTGGCATGGGCAACGGCCATGCGAAGCAAAGAAAAGGTCAGCGTCGAGAAAAGGGCCAACTGCAGCCAGAGCGCGATCCGTTTGCCCCAAAACAGCAGGCCCCCTTGTGCCTGGGGGATGACAAGAATCGGCCGCTCGGTGGTTGTCGACACGGAGACGAGTTTACCGTTGTTGGCCAGGGTGAGGCAGCCCGCCTCCACCTGAAAGCTCTTGCACTCGAAGAAAACGTCATGGTAGCCCCGGCTCTTGGCAATGGCTGCGTTGAAGACAGGGGTGACTTTGCCATCGTTTGGGGAAAAGCGCATCACGCCGTCCCGGCCTACATCGGAAAAATAGAGGGCGCCATCCGCGAAATGGATATCCGAGGGAATGGAGACCTCTTCGATGTCACGTCCGTCATACTGCTTGACCGGAGGCTGCCCGGGGTTGGCGGTATAAATTTCGGTTGAGGCGGTGGTGAAGGCCAGCTTCTCGCCATCCTCGGAGATTGCTGCGTAGAGGATCTGTTCGCTATCCACGATGGACGGGGTGGATGTCTGAGAGCGTACTTGTCCTGTAATCGGATCAATCAGGGAGCTGCGGATCTCCCCATCCTGGGCGATGCAGAAACGAAGTCCCGCCTGTGTCCACATCAGTCCCCGAATCAGGCCGATGTTGTCGATATATTGTTCCGGGTCATGATCCAGGGAAAAAAGGATCTTTTCATATCGCCCATTGGCCGAAAAGCTGATGATGGCCTCCCGGTTGACGGTCAGGGTGTTGGGGTCGATATAGGTGCTGGAGACGAACAACCGTCCGTCGGGCCCCAGGGCAATCTCGTTGGCAAAGGAGAACCCCTGTTCCGCAAAGGAGCACGGACGAAGCAGGTAGAGCAGGTTACCCCGTGCATCGAGCCTGGCGATACGTTTGTTGGATTGATAGACCACCGCATAGGAACCATCGGCCCCATGGACCGCCTTGGAGAGCTTGTCAAAGGAGACCGTACTTTTGATGGAGAATGCCTCCGGCAGACTCCGCCACTGACTGACCAGGAGAATACCAAGGCCGAGAAAGAGGGCAAAGAGCAGTATCGGAACAAGACGGGATCGGTCCATAGGCTTTACGGGCGCGGTTCAACGGCGCGGTAGTACCAGAGGGTATCCTCGCCGGGGTAATAGAAATCGGGAAACCTGCCAACCAACAGGAACTGCATTGCCAGAAGCAGGTGCTGCATGGGGAGATAGGACTCGTGCGCCGAGGTGTCAAACAGCAACCCGCGACCTTTGATCTCACGAATATAGTCAAGGGCGTGATTCAGCAGATTGCGGCCGAATCCCCGGTGGCGATGGTTTTGATGGACGGCAAAGGCGATGATCTGATAGATGCCGGTTCGGTTGACGTTGTGGCGGATGCCCACGGTCGCGGCAACTGTTCGAGGGCCATCCGGAATATACCAGAAAATGAGATCTTCACGGGTCAGGGTAACATGGGGCGCATGTTGAAAATCCTCGCGCTCCCCGGGGGTGAGAGGGGTGCCGAATAGATTGGGTTGGAGCAAAAATGCAGCAACCGCGTCCGCCTCGGTGGGGGTGACGACACACCGGATGGTTTGCGCATCGGCGATGGAAGGCAGGCTTTCGGAATATCTTGCTGGAAGGCTCATTCGCTGGGGAGAGGAATTGGTTGTCATCATTGCTTAGGCTGGACATCCGGAGTATCGTACAGTATGCCCATTGTATAGCAAGAGATGGAAGGGCGTGAATATTTTTCCGATGTATTTTGCAGAGCTTCACAACCAAGTGCTTGCCGGCATAACAGTCTCTTTTCGGTACTCTTCACAGGAACGATCATCCTGAAATCGTTTATGAAGCTTGAAATCTTACAACTTGCCGCCATTGTGGAAAATCTTCCGCAGTTGCTTGATTTCGTCGAAGAGCAGGCCTCCAGGGGTGGTCTGTCAGCCACCCGCGTCACCCGGGTGTTGATTGCATTGGAAGAGGCTTTCGTGAATATTTGCCACCATGCCTATGCAAACGGCCCAGGGGATGTCTGGGTTCGATGCGATGAGGAAAATGGTCGTTTTATGGTGGAAATAGCTGACGCCGGCCAGCCCTTTGATCTGGATTCGTTACCGAGTCCTGAGGTGGATGTCGATCTTGCGCATCGCAAAGTTGGCGGTTTGGGGGTATTTTGTATGCGAAACCTGGCTGACGAAGTGCACTCTTTGCGTGAGGAGGGCCGAAATATCGTCCGGATGCTGTTTAGCCTCCATTGAAGCGTAGAGCTCGAGCAGGCAGGATAGATCAGCCTTTGTTCGTTGCATGTCAGGGGAAAAGTCGTCATCGTTACCTGTTGTCCGATAGGGATGCAGGTTTTTTTTATGGAAAAAGAGGCCTTCCTCGCTGAGGTTGTGCAGGATGCGCACCCCCTGATTGATTCCAAGGGACGCAAACAACAGAGAGAGGCTTGAACAGGAGCAAGGATATGAAGATTCTTGGTATTCATGGCAGCCCGAGAACCAACGGGAATTCGAGTCAACTGCTGAGTGCCTTACTCAACGAGGCTGAAGCGCTCGGCGCACGCACCACCAGTTATCACCTCAACAGCCTTCAGATGAGAGGCTGTCAGGCCTGTTACAGTTGCAGGCAACCGGGAAAGGAGCGGCAATGCGCCCTCAAGGACGATATGGAGCCCATTTTGGCGGAGGTCTTTGCAAGCGATCTGGTCGTCCTCGCCTCACCGGTGTACATGTGGCAGATGACCGCTCAGGCCAAGCTGTTCACCGACCGGTTGATGCCGGTGTTGAAACCCGATTATACCTCCTGGCTGAATGGCCAGCGCATGCTTTGCCTCTATACCCAAGGCCAGCCCGATACCACGAAGTTTGCCCCCTATTTTACGATGGTGAACCAGATGTTTGCTTTTTTGGGGTTCAAGACCCTTGAGCCCCTCGTCTTCGGCGGCCTGCGTGGGGTCAATGATGTTCAGGAGCACGCAGCCTCTATGAAGCGGGTACGCGAACGCGCGGCTGAACTCGCTTTGTTTGGCTGAGGAGATCGTTCTCTTGGAGCGATAGTCAAAAAAGCCCCGCAGGTCTTCTTTCAATTTTTTTTATTCGTTTCGTTTTTCATTGAAGCCGTCCTCCAGGTCCTTGCCCGGAGGACGGCTTTGTCGTGCACGGTTTTCCTATGTTCAAGAACATTCCTTCAGCCGGTCGTCTGTTATTGACTGTCTGTATCCTCGCTTTTTTCTGTTTCCTGGGTTCCTTTATGCGCATCCCGATCGTGCCCCTTTTTGCCGTATCCATGGGGGCCAATACGGTCGAGGTCGGTTGGATCAACAGCACCTTCATGTGCATGGCGGGCCTGCTTTCCATCCCTTCCGGCCTGCTTTCTGACAGGATAGGGCGTCGCCGTCCCCTGTTGATTGGCCTGCTGTTCCTTGCCTGCTCCTCCCTGTTGCTCGCCATCAGTCAGACGCCCCTGCAGATGGGGGCGATCTACCTTTTATTCGGGGTGGGAATGGCGGCGGTCACCCCGACCTTGATGTCGTATGTGGCGGATATCACTCCACCGGAGGCCTTGGGCAACGCCTTTGGCTGGTACACCATGGCCCTGTACAGCGGCATGACCCTCGGACCGGCAGCCGGTGGCTTTTTTGGGGGGGCGTTCGGTCTGAGAATGGTCTTTGTCTGCTCCGGTTCTCTCATTGCCCTGATGATGCTCGGGGCCTTTTTTCTGCTGCCTGAGCCGCCAGGTCACCACCGCCGCTCAGGGTACACAGGGGGCTTTGGGGCGACACTGTGGCAACTGCGGCATAATCGCCGTTTACTGGGCACGCTGTTGATGACCGTCGGCGGCTGTATGGGCTTTGGCCTGTTTATTTCCTTTGTCCCCCTCTATGTCCGCAACCTGGGATTACCCACGATGGCGGTTGGGGGCGTCTGCGCCGTCCAGGCCCTGACCAACGCCATTGCCCGTATTCCTGCCGGTTGGTTTTGCGATCGGATAGAGGATCGCCGTGTCCTCGTCCTTGGCGGCATGTTTTTCTTTGCGCTCTCCAATGCCGCCTTTGGCCTGTGTACCAAGCTGGTCTCTCTGCTCTGTGTGGCGGCGTGTATGGGCCTGAGCATGGGCATTGCCTTTACCGTGATCTGTGCCCTGATTGTTGATGCCGTCCCTGCGCAGATGCGGGGGGTGGCCATGGGCTGCTACAACACCAGTGTCTATCTGGGGATGTGGCTCTGTGCCGTCGGCATGGGATGGGTGATCAGTGAACACGGTTTTCAGCTTGGTTTTTATCTCACCGGCGGGATCATATTGGTGGCGCTGATTCTCTTCGGACTGGTCTACGGACCCGGCAAGCGTACAACCACTGTGGGTTAGTCCGTTTCCAAATCTGTATAGGCCTCGGGCACGAAACGAGGCGTACAGACCGCAAGAAAGATGAGGTCAATTGCGCCACTGTTGCTGATCCGTTGGCGATGGCCCGGAGGGATCTGTACCGTGTCCCCCGGCCCCACCTTGAACGGTGCCGCTTCACCGATTTCGGCCATTCCCTCGCCTTCAAGAATGAGATACCGTTCGTGAATCCCGGCCAGTGCATGCCAATGGGTGGTCTCCCCCGGTCGCACTCGGGCACGGGCCACCGATACCGCCGGGTCCCCGGGGGTGTTGTGCAGTTCGAGAATGAAGCAGCCTTCCTCAAAAAAGTATTCGTTGTCTGTCATTGCCGTGCTCACTTTTTTTAGGGGGAATGAGTGATGCGATCCCTCTGCAGTGGAGAGGGCAAATTACCACGACGGGAAGGGGACACGCCACGGCAAAGACCTGATAGGAGCCTGGCAGTCTTGAGTTTGCGATGAAAATCTGCGCAGGGAAGGAAGGAGTGTCCCGTCGGGACATGGAGGGACAGGGGGAGACAGAGCAGCTGTCCGCTGCACTGTCTCCTTGCAACAGAGAGAGGCTGGTGTTGGCGAACCCGTTATTCCAACCCGTACTTCTTGCTGTAGCCGCGAGGGGTGATCATCTTGTCGCGCCAGAAAAAGGTTTGCGAGTTACCGATGATGACCGTGGTCTGCATGCCGATTTCCTCATCAAGCATTGTCCCTAAGGTGGTCAGGCGGACCATCTCATGCTCGCGGGTGGCACCGCTGACGATACCCACCGGGGTATCGGGTGAGCGGTGCTCGAGCATGATCTCGCGGGCACGAACGATCTGGTCGGTGCGTTTCTTGGATTTGGGATTGTAGATCACCACCACGAAGTCCGCAGGAGCCACCGCCTCCAATCGACGCTCGATCAACTCCCAGGGGGTCATCAGGTCGGAGAGGCTGATTGCGGCAAAATCGTGCATCAGGGGGGCGCCGAGAATGGCGGCACAGGAGTTGAGTGCGGCGATACCGGGGATGATATCGATTGGAACCGCGCTCTCTTCCGCCTGGGCCAACTCGTATACCAACCCTGCCATGGCGTAGATGCCGGGATCGCCGCCGCAGACCAGGGCCACCCGTTTGCCTTCCTCGGCCAGTTGCAGGGCCTTGCGGCAGCGGTCGATCTCCTGCATCATCGAGGAAGAGATCACCTCGCTCTCAGGATTGAGGCAGTCGCGGACCAGGTCGAGATAGGTGCGGTATCCGACCACGATCTCCGCCTGGGTGAGTGCCGCGAGCGCTCGGG
Coding sequences within it:
- a CDS encoding flavodoxin family protein produces the protein MKILGIHGSPRTNGNSSQLLSALLNEAEALGARTTSYHLNSLQMRGCQACYSCRQPGKERQCALKDDMEPILAEVFASDLVVLASPVYMWQMTAQAKLFTDRLMPVLKPDYTSWLNGQRMLCLYTQGQPDTTKFAPYFTMVNQMFAFLGFKTLEPLVFGGLRGVNDVQEHAASMKRVRERAAELALFG
- a CDS encoding MFS transporter, translated to MFKNIPSAGRLLLTVCILAFFCFLGSFMRIPIVPLFAVSMGANTVEVGWINSTFMCMAGLLSIPSGLLSDRIGRRRPLLIGLLFLACSSLLLAISQTPLQMGAIYLLFGVGMAAVTPTLMSYVADITPPEALGNAFGWYTMALYSGMTLGPAAGGFFGGAFGLRMVFVCSGSLIALMMLGAFFLLPEPPGHHRRSGYTGGFGATLWQLRHNRRLLGTLLMTVGGCMGFGLFISFVPLYVRNLGLPTMAVGGVCAVQALTNAIARIPAGWFCDRIEDRRVLVLGGMFFFALSNAAFGLCTKLVSLLCVAACMGLSMGIAFTVICALIVDAVPAQMRGVAMGCYNTSVYLGMWLCAVGMGWVISEHGFQLGFYLTGGIILVALILFGLVYGPGKRTTTVG
- the cobJ gene encoding precorrin-3B C(17)-methyltransferase, which encodes MTTGQDSATGSLTVVGLGPGATDLMAPRALAALTQAEIVVGYRTYLDLVRDCLNPESEVISSSMMQEIDRCRKALQLAEEGKRVALVCGGDPGIYAMAGLVYELAQAEESAVPIDIIPGIAALNSCAAILGAPLMHDFAAISLSDLMTPWELIERRLEAVAPADFVVVIYNPKSKKRTDQIVRAREIMLEHRSPDTPVGIVSGATREHEMVRLTTLGTMLDEEIGMQTTVIIGNSQTFFWRDKMITPRGYSKKYGLE
- a CDS encoding MFS transporter; this translates as MDRSRLVPILLFALFLGLGILLVSQWRSLPEAFSIKSTVSFDKLSKAVHGADGSYAVVYQSNKRIARLDARGNLLYLLRPCSFAEQGFSFANEIALGPDGRLFVSSTYIDPNTLTVNREAIISFSANGRYEKILFSLDHDPEQYIDNIGLIRGLMWTQAGLRFCIAQDGEIRSSLIDPITGQVRSQTSTPSIVDSEQILYAAISEDGEKLAFTTASTEIYTANPGQPPVKQYDGRDIEEVSIPSDIHFADGALYFSDVGRDGVMRFSPNDGKVTPVFNAAIAKSRGYHDVFFECKSFQVEAGCLTLANNGKLVSVSTTTERPILVIPQAQGGLLFWGKRIALWLQLALFSTLTFSLLRMAVAHATPKGLENARRTAMVALMVGTAVGITAYMFFQDLNQRFDEEAEHNLQGYLEVGRLVIDPATVDRIRHVQDYMNRDYQALLHQLRQTITREGNIAASTYAGIYKIHGNKLVALAYHDGLRGIFYPYDYQYDKSIYAKIAASDRTTIDQMVDMYGVWLIGVMPLHDGAGELIGFLEVGIDQSAHQEANWGMLKSTLVNLSMVLFVLVFIFSEIGCFSSTLFERSRTAASQAPWIYDEGALRLLSFLGLTGVFLSASFLPLYSKLLAHPMGPLPLNLVVSLPMVVETLVGALSAMLYGHLRLRLGLKHDIILGSMVVAGGMAVTAATSSFNGLMLGRATVGLGMGLLMVAFRTYFLVEQDEERQNSGIVALTVGVTAGINVGSVSGGMLADQFGMETVFWTQAALLALTALLTLLLLRNRHRPQPPPQKAISLPTFLREKTVFAFFFFAFLPITACGFFLGFLFPLFAESKGLSANEISLAFMLFGMGSVYLGPALTRLTTFLFGVRGAIVAGGMIMACGLLLFASFQTLVTAHITVILFGLTDSFLFNQGIAYFTALPSVQRLGEDKAMGVYSVFESSGEALGPMAFGLAMSMSLGAGVSAIALLLAAGTGLFLMFSRPPQGAQL
- a CDS encoding GNAT family N-acetyltransferase; its protein translation is MSLPARYSESLPSIADAQTIRCVVTPTEADAVAAFLLQPNLFGTPLTPGEREDFQHAPHVTLTREDLIFWYIPDGPRTVAATVGIRHNVNRTGIYQIIAFAVHQNHRHRGFGRNLLNHALDYIREIKGRGLLFDTSAHESYLPMQHLLLAMQFLLVGRFPDFYYPGEDTLWYYRAVEPRP
- a CDS encoding ATP-binding protein; the encoded protein is MKLEILQLAAIVENLPQLLDFVEEQASRGGLSATRVTRVLIALEEAFVNICHHAYANGPGDVWVRCDEENGRFMVEIADAGQPFDLDSLPSPEVDVDLAHRKVGGLGVFCMRNLADEVHSLREEGRNIVRMLFSLH
- a CDS encoding cupin domain-containing protein, whose translation is MTDNEYFFEEGCFILELHNTPGDPAVSVARARVRPGETTHWHALAGIHERYLILEGEGMAEIGEAAPFKVGPGDTVQIPPGHRQRISNSGAIDLIFLAVCTPRFVPEAYTDLETD